A region from the Lepidochelys kempii isolate rLepKem1 unplaced genomic scaffold, rLepKem1.hap2 scaffold_182, whole genome shotgun sequence genome encodes:
- the NCR3 gene encoding natural cytotoxicity triggering receptor 3 has translation MAECCPLAVGSWAQGLWVSQPSSVQGTEGGSVTLPCTYNSTQEPRLGSYTWVKEVAGAWLELSNETQEFRGRVSQARDRSFLRERRADVELRDLRPYDAGTYRCLVKIPTVGAGGREWDMAPGAETG, from the exons ATGGCTGAGTGTTGTCCACTGGCCGTGG GTTCCTGGGCACAGGGCCTGTGggtctcccagcccagctccgtgCAGGGCACCGAGGGTGGCTCCGTCACCCTGCCCTGCACCTACAACAGCACccaggagcccaggctgggcAGCTACACCTGGGTGAAGGAGGTGGCGGGCGCCTGGCTGGAGCTGAGCAACGAGACCCAGGAGTTCAGGGGCCGGGTGAGCCAGGCCCGGGACCGGAGCTTCCTGCGGGAGAGGAGAGCCGACGTGGAGCTGCGGGACCTGAGACCCTACGACGCCGGGACCTACCGCTGCCTGGTGAAGATCCCCACCgtgggagcggggggcagggaatgggacatggcTCCAGGTGCTGAAACCGG
- the AIF1 gene encoding allograft inflammatory factor 1 produces MSFQQNLQGGKAFGELKAQQEKVLDSLNKEFLDDPKYSTDEDLPEKLEAFKKKYMEFDLNGNGDIDIMALKRMLEKLGAAKTHLELKKMITEVTGGLGETIGYRDFVHMMLGKRSAIFKLILMYEDKAKEKEEKPAGPPAKRAIADLP; encoded by the exons ATGAGCTTCCAGCAGAATCTACAAG GGGGCAAGGCCTTCGGGGAGCTGAAGGCCCAGCAGGAGAAGGTTCTGGACTCTCTCAATAAG gaaTTCCTGGACGACCCCAAATACAGCACAGACGAAGACCTGCCGGAGAAGCTGGAGGCCTTCAAGA AGAAATACATGGAGTTCGACCTCAATGGGAACGGGGACATCG ACATCATGGCTCTGAAGCGGATGCTGGAGAAGCTGGGGGCGGCCAAGACCCACCTGGAGCTGAAGAAAATGATCACGGAGGTGACGGGCGGCCTGGGCGAGACCATCGGGTACCGGGACTTCGTCCACATGATGCTGGGCAAGCGCTCGGCCATCTTCAAACT GATCCTGATGTACGAAGACAAAGCCAAGGAGAAAGAGGAGAAGCCGGCCGGACCCCCCGCCAAGAGGGCCATCGCTGACCTCCCCTAG